The Candidatus Scalindua japonica genome includes the window CGCTATACCCCCGAAAAATGGCACGCAGGACTGGCACCTGAATTTCTAGAGGAGCTACTTTCTACAGGAAGGATTTATGGATACCGTTTCAGACCGAAAGGAAAGATAGCCTCTAAACCGGTTGATCAATACAACGGTAACTGCATAGAGGGGAAAGGGTTTCAGGTAATGATCGATAATAATCTTGATTTTGATATCGCACTTTATCCTTACGAACTGGTTACCTACGGTGAGACGGGACAGGTGTGTCAAAACTGGATGCAGTACAGGCTTATCAAGAAATATCTGGAAGAGTTGACGCGAAATCAGACGCTGGTCATCGAATCAGGCCATCCGGTCGGTCTATTTGAATCCGCACCTGAGTCACCACGGGTGATAATTACCAACGCCCTCATGGTGGGCTGCTTTGATGATCAGGAGAGCTGGCACAGAGCATCAGCACTTGGTGTTGCAAATTACGGCCAGATGACAGCTGGTGGATGGATGTATATCGGGCCGCAGGGTATTGTTCATGGCACATACAGTACTATCCTGAATGCCGGAAGATTGAAACTCGAAATTGCAGAAGATAAAGATTTACGAGGACGTCTGTTTGTATCTTCCGGCCTTGGCGGAATGAGCGGTGCGCAGGGCAAAGCGGTAGAGATTGCCAATGGTGTCGGCATCATTGCTGAGGTTGATTATTCAAGAATCCAGACAAGGCACGAACAGGGCTGGATTGGCAGGATTGCTCATGATCCGGCGGAAGCATTCAATCTGGCGAAAGAGTATCAACAGAAAAAAGAGACCCTGTCAATTGCATTTTACGGAAACATTGTAGACCTGCTGGAGTATGCCGTAAATAACAGTATTGCCATTGACCTGTTATCCGACCAGACCTCATGTCACGCAGCTTACGAAGGTGGGTATTGCCCTCAAGGTTTGTTCTTCGAAGAGCGCACAGAACTACTAAAGACGGATCACACAAAATTCAAGGAATATGTAGATCGGTCGTTAAAGCGTCACTTTCAATTGATAAAGACTATGGTAGATAGAGGGGTATTCTTTTTTGATTATGGAAACAGCTTCTTAAAGGCGGTATTTGATGCTGGCGTTAAAGAAATCTGCAAAAACGGTAAAGATACAACCGAGGGATTTGTCTTTCCCTCTTATGTCGAAGATATCATGGGGCCGGTTTTATTTGATTATGGATATGGCCCGTTTCGATGGGTTTGCCTCAGTGGAAAGAAAGATGAACTCATCAAGACCGATAAAGCGGCCATGGAATGCATAGACCCAAACGCAAGATTCCAGGATAAAGATAACTATATCTGGATCAGAGATGCAGAAAAACATAACCTTGTTGTAGGTACACAGGCAAGAATATTATATCAGGATTCCGCGGGTAGAATGAATATTGCACTCAAATTCAATGAAATGGTCCGTAATGGAGAGGTTGGACCGGTGATGATTGGCAGAGACCATCACGATACTGGAGGTACCGACTCGCCATTCAGAGAAACGGCAAATATAAAGGACGGCAGTAATATTATGGCAGATATGGCTACACAGTGTTTTGCAGGAAACGTTGCAAGGGGTATGAGCCTGGTCACACTTCACAACGGCGGTGGCGTCGGTATTGGAAAGGCGATAAACGGTGGTTTTGGGCTCGTACTGGACGGAAGCAAGAGAGTAGACAACATCATCCGACTGGCAATACCCTGGGACGTCATGGGCGGTGTTGCAAGGAGAAGCTGGGCAAGAAATGAGAATTCGATTGAAACCTGTATCAAGTATAATATTGAACGTATAGGGAGAGATCACATTACGCTCCCTTTTATTGCAGATGATAAACTCGTGGATAAACTTGTTTCAAACGCATTTGAGAAAAACATATGAAAGGTAATGTAATAATCAAAAACGCCTCCCAGCTTGTAACCTGCAGTGGGTTTCAGGCTAAACAGGGGGGAGATATGTCCGAGTTACATATAATTAATGATGGAGCAGTGGTTATCGAAAAAGGGGTAATAACGGCTGTCGGCAAGTCCGGGGAGGTTTTGGAAAAGTTTACTGAAACAGAGTTCGATACTATTGATGCAACGGGTAAGGCTGTTTTACCCGGATTTATTGATTCCCATACCCACTTTGTCTTTGGTGGTTATAGAGCTGAGGAGTTTTCCTGGCGACTGGGTGGAGAAGATTATATGGAGATAATGAAACGAGGCGGTGGTATTGTTGCAACAGTAAATGCTACTCGGGAAGCATCCAGGGAAGAGTTGATAGTGTCGGGGAGAAAACGTCTTGATTCAATGTTGTCATTTGGTGTTACTACTATTGAAGGAAAAAGCGGCTATGGGCTGGATGAAAAGACAGAGATAAAGCAGCTGGAAGCCATGGTTGAATTAGACAAACATCATCCTGTGGATATTGTCAGGACTTTTCTTGGGGCACATGCGGTCCCTGAAAATTTTAAAAACAGAGAAGAGAAATTTATTGACTACATGGTAGACAATGTAATGCCACAAGTCGTCGATAGAAACCTTGCTGAATTTTGTGATGTTTTTTGCGAGAAAGAGGTATTCTCGGTAGAACAGTCAAGGCGGTTACTAACTAAAGCAAAAGAGTTTGGGTTTAAGTTGAAAATACATGCAGATGAAATCTTTCAACTTGGCGGCACTGAACTGGCAGCTGAACTTGGCGCGATTTCAGCCGACCATCTGCTCCATGCTTCTGACAAGGGCATTGCTGAATTGGCAGATGAAGGTGTTGTAGCTACACTTCTACCGGGAACAGCATTCAGTCTGAAGGAGTCATATGCTAAAGGAAGAAATATTGTTGATCAGGGTTGTGCGGTAGCGCTGGCAACAGATTTTAATCCTGGGAGTTGTCACACTGAATCGATACCACTGATTTTTGTTCTGGCCACTCTTTATACTGGCTTAACAATAGAAGAAGCGGTTACCTCATTAACGATAAATGGGGCTGCGGCAATTGACAGAGCAGATAAGGTAGGAAGTGTTGATGTGGGAAAATTCGGGGATCTAATAATCCTGGAATTTCCGTCATATAAATTTATCCCTTATCATATCGGTGTCAGTTGTGTGGAAAAAGTTATTAAAAACGGTATAATTGTATTTGATAAAGCAAATAAATCATGTTATCAGAACTGACCATAAAAGAGTTTCTGAAAAAGGTAGCATCGGATTCTCCAGCTCCCGGTGGGGGAAGCGTGGCAGCTTTAAGCGCCGCGCTTGCGGCAAGTCTGACTGAAATGGTAGCAAA containing:
- a CDS encoding urocanate hydratase; translated protein: MNHNNDISVAMTIQLEEIFNQLPQMPDFVKGVRRAPKREFTLSRKETGLALKNALRYTPEKWHAGLAPEFLEELLSTGRIYGYRFRPKGKIASKPVDQYNGNCIEGKGFQVMIDNNLDFDIALYPYELVTYGETGQVCQNWMQYRLIKKYLEELTRNQTLVIESGHPVGLFESAPESPRVIITNALMVGCFDDQESWHRASALGVANYGQMTAGGWMYIGPQGIVHGTYSTILNAGRLKLEIAEDKDLRGRLFVSSGLGGMSGAQGKAVEIANGVGIIAEVDYSRIQTRHEQGWIGRIAHDPAEAFNLAKEYQQKKETLSIAFYGNIVDLLEYAVNNSIAIDLLSDQTSCHAAYEGGYCPQGLFFEERTELLKTDHTKFKEYVDRSLKRHFQLIKTMVDRGVFFFDYGNSFLKAVFDAGVKEICKNGKDTTEGFVFPSYVEDIMGPVLFDYGYGPFRWVCLSGKKDELIKTDKAAMECIDPNARFQDKDNYIWIRDAEKHNLVVGTQARILYQDSAGRMNIALKFNEMVRNGEVGPVMIGRDHHDTGGTDSPFRETANIKDGSNIMADMATQCFAGNVARGMSLVTLHNGGGVGIGKAINGGFGLVLDGSKRVDNIIRLAIPWDVMGGVARRSWARNENSIETCIKYNIERIGRDHITLPFIADDKLVDKLVSNAFEKNI
- the hutI gene encoding imidazolonepropionase → MKGNVIIKNASQLVTCSGFQAKQGGDMSELHIINDGAVVIEKGVITAVGKSGEVLEKFTETEFDTIDATGKAVLPGFIDSHTHFVFGGYRAEEFSWRLGGEDYMEIMKRGGGIVATVNATREASREELIVSGRKRLDSMLSFGVTTIEGKSGYGLDEKTEIKQLEAMVELDKHHPVDIVRTFLGAHAVPENFKNREEKFIDYMVDNVMPQVVDRNLAEFCDVFCEKEVFSVEQSRRLLTKAKEFGFKLKIHADEIFQLGGTELAAELGAISADHLLHASDKGIAELADEGVVATLLPGTAFSLKESYAKGRNIVDQGCAVALATDFNPGSCHTESIPLIFVLATLYTGLTIEEAVTSLTINGAAAIDRADKVGSVDVGKFGDLIILEFPSYKFIPYHIGVSCVEKVIKNGIIVFDKANKSCYQN